The following proteins are encoded in a genomic region of Primulina huaijiensis isolate GDHJ02 chromosome 3, ASM1229523v2, whole genome shotgun sequence:
- the LOC140973687 gene encoding nucleoid-associated protein At4g30620, chloroplastic-like isoform X1, whose amino-acid sequence MAMAPFAASAAQFPSSFTSSFSSSKSYNIASHVGLPNLPLPGNQSGMVKKSLRVHSLFGGKKDSDDNSENSSSKAGILGNMQNLYETVKKAQMVVQVEAVKVQKELAVAEFDGYCEGELIKATLSGNQQPVRIEITEAAMELGAEKLSLLVTEAYKDAHQKSVQAMKERMSNLAQSLGMPPGLTEGLK is encoded by the exons ATGGCAATGGCTCCATTTGCAGCTTCAGCGGCTCAGTTTCCCTCTTCTTTTACTTCTTCCTTCTCTTCAA GTAAGTCCTATAACATTGCCAGCCATGTTGGTCTACCAAATTTGCCATTACCAGGAAACCAAAGCGGAATGGTTAAGAAATCTCTCAGAGTGCATTCATTATTTGGTGGAAAGAAGGATAGTGATGATAACAGTGAGAATAGCTCTTCCAAG GCTGGAATCTTAGGAAACATGCAGAATTTATATGAGACAGTAAAAAAGGCGCAGATGGTTGTCCAAGTTGAGGCGGTAAAAGTGCAAAAGGAACTTGCGGT AGCTGAATTTGATGGTTACTGTGAAGGCGAGCTAATAAAG GCAACACTTTCTGGGAACCAACAACCAGTTCGCATCGAGATAACTGAGGCTGCCATGGAATTGGGAGCTGAA AAACTCTCCCTTTTGGTCACAGAGGCCTACAAAGACGCCCACCAAAAGAGCGTTCAG GCTATGAAAGAAAGAATGAGCAATCTTGCACAAAGCTTAGGAATGCCACCAGGTTTGACGGAAGGATTGAAGTGA
- the LOC140973689 gene encoding chloroplast protein FOR GROWTH AND FERTILITY 2-like, protein MERLIYSNATPSKFHSNSPIFRQLVRFHLPRKLAPCFSATTWSPWLLRSESRPISSISCNLHGSDFLSADCVDITSSPEDLPNGQEPKHDVLNKILQKPPQQQNVFNTGTVILLSAICLTLFYHPALVSPAFASFPSVVGSGSSAVASGGGLIRSELVSSAWTGLLAGCLHTLSGPDHLAALAPLSIGRTRMESAAVGALWGCGHDAGQLIFGLLFLLLKDRLHIEVIRTWGTRVVGLTLLIIGAMGIREASEVPAPCVAVDDAKLDVSGYEALPNPTIGKKKIGFATFATGIVHGLQPDALMMILPALALPSRLAGAAFLFMFLIGTVVAMGSYTVFIGSCSQALKDRVPRITEKLTWASSLVAIALGVAILVSQVFGFSLY, encoded by the exons ATGGAAAGGCTTATCTATTCTAATGCAACACCTTCTAAATTTCATTCCAATTCTCCAATTTTTCGCCAGCTTGTTCGATTTCATTTGCCCCGGAAGCTTGCTCCGTGTTTTTCTGCGACGACGTGGTCTCCGTGGCTCCTACGCTCTGAATCACGCCCAATCAGTTCGATCTCCTGCAATCTCCATGGATCGGATTTTCTTTCTGCGGATTGCGTTGATATCACGTCTTCTCCTGAGGATTTGCCAAATGGGCAGGAGCCTAAGCACGATGTCCTAAATAAGATTCTTCAGAAACCACCTCAGCAGCAAAAT GTGTTTAATACTGGGACAGTGATCTTACTATCAGCTATCTGTTTAACATTATTTTACCACCCTGCACTCGTTTCACCAGCCTTTGCGAGTTTTCCTAGTGTGGTCGGAAGTGGAAGTTCAGCAGTTGCATCTGGAGGTGGTCTCATTCGCAGTGAGTTAGTGAGCAGTGCGTGGACTGGTTTACTGGCCGGTTGCTTACACACATTGTCAGGTCCTGATCATCTTGCTGCATTAGCTCCACTGTCAATAGGCCGCACAAGGATGGAAAGTGCTGCTGTTGGAGCCCTGTGGGGATGTGGCCATGATGCTGGCCAATTGATATTTGGTCTACTTTTTCTACTTTTGAAGGATCGGCTTCATATCGAGGTTATCAGAACTTGGGGAACAAGAGTGGTAGGCTTGACTCTACTCATAATTGGTGCAATGGGAATCCGGGAAGCTTCAGAAGTCCCTGCACCATGTGTTGCCGTGGATGATGCTAAACTTGACGTTAGTGGGTATGAAGCTCTCCCGAATCCAACAATTGGAAAGAAGAAGATTGGGTTTGCTACTTTTGCCACGGGGATCGTCCATGGCTTGCAACCTGATGCGCTGATGATGATCTTACCTGCACTCGCACTACCTTCTCGTTTGGCTGGTGCTGCATTTCTATTCATGTTCTTAATTGGGACGGTTGTGGCTATGGGAAGTTATACAGTGTTTATAGGGTCATGCAGTCAGGCACTCAAGGACAGGGTCCCCAGAATAACGGAGAAGCTCACATGGGCCTCCTCGCTTGTAGCTATTGCTTTAGGGGTTGCCATTCTTGTTAGCCAAGTTTTTGGCTTTAGTttgtattag
- the LOC140973693 gene encoding SKP1-like protein 1A, giving the protein MSSIDAASQNTIMLKSSDGETFEVEEAVAVESQTIKHMIEDNCADTTIPLPNVTSKILAKVIEYCKRHVESAAKPSSDGVSTDKVVDDELKNFDTEFVKVDQGTLFDLILAANYLNIKSLLDLTCQTVADMIKGKTPEEIRKTFNIKNDFTPEEEEEVRRENAWAFE; this is encoded by the exons ATGTCGTCCATTGATGCCGCTTCGCAGAATACGATCATGTTGAAGAGCTCCGATGGCGAGACTTTCGAAGTTGAGGAGGCTGTTGCTGTCGAATCGCAGACCATAAAGCACATGATCGAGGATAACTGCGCCGACACCACTATCCCGCTGCCCAACGTCACATCGAAGATCCTCGCCAAGGTGATTGAGTACTGCAAGCGTCACGTCGAATCGGCAGCCAAGCCTTCCTCCGACGGCGTTTCCACGGACAAGGTCGTGGACGACGAGTTGAAGAATTTCGATACCGAGTTCGTCAAGGTTGATCAGGGGACACTCTTCGATCTGATTTTG GCTGCAAACTACTTAAACATCAAGAGCTTACTTGATCTCACTTGTCAAACTGTGGCTGACATGATCAAGGGGAAAACACCCGAGGAAATTCGCAAgacatttaacataaaaaatgacTTTACTCCCGAAGAGGAAGAAGAAGTTCGCAGGGAGAACGCATGGGCGTTTGAGTGA
- the LOC140972560 gene encoding bZIP transcription factor 29-like, with protein sequence MSGEDGESCKRAPGLPPRLRPQLPPISSPYSRILANHPGSQQMGSQNLRTSNLEMSSLARTLSQSLPFGHDSLYHAGAANEQRGESSYSLLQPSPFAPGGSCFGIGAGIQAHRRSTSEVVPSQSSGLIPWKSPGALDMVQAVNSDPNCARRGVNNNTEMMGGGRSEMVNVDEDVFSTFMDLDYIDASNPSGAAGKSCGNEVQGALDCQDKVIGVDGCETEENSSADESWRSTCKRPAGVSSMPEMGEGLRRVSEGDVSQMNLHQRSVSDDSFMQNTNLDDGFLEIPSYPGTLPPGQLLSSITSSSELNSNAVGTTLGGVAFTGSDMNKIMENHKLSEIALRDPRRAKRILSNRRSAARSKERKLRYVAELEHRNMTLQNENTMLASQLAQLEVKASYDHNKVSL encoded by the exons ATGAGCGGTGAAGATGGAGAAAGTTGTAAAAGGGCACCCGGTTTGCCGCCCCGTCTCCGGCCACAACTTCCCCCCATCTCATCACCTTACTCACGGATCCTGGCTAACCACCCAGGAAGCCAGCAAATGGGGTCGCAGAATTTGAGGACTAGTAATCTTGAAATGTCATCGCTTGCTCGGACTCTATCACAGTCATTGCCTTTTGGTCATGATTCCTTGTACCACGCGGGGGCGGCGAACGAGCAGCGGGGTGAGAGCTCGTACTCGTTGTTGCAGCCCTCACCTTTCGCCCCAGGTGGTAGTTGTTTTGGAATCGGGGCAGGTATTCAGGCTCACAGAAGGTCCACTAGTGAAGTCGTCCCTTCTCAATCTTCTGGATTGATTCCATGGAAAAGCCCTGGAGCTTTGGACATGGTGCAGGCGGTTAATAGCGATCCAAACTGTGCAAGAAGAGGTGTTAACAACAACACAGAGATGATGGGAGGGGGAAGATCCGAAATGGTAAACGTTGATGAGGACGTGTTCTCTACTTTTATGGATTTGGATTATATAGATGCATCGAACCCTTCTGGCGCGGCAGGGAAATCATGTGGAAATGAGGTTCAAGGAGCTTTAGACTGTCAAGATAAGGTGATTGGAGTCGACGGATGTGAGACCGAGGAGAATAGTAGTGCCGACGAAAGTTGGAGGAGTACTTGTAAGAGACCTGCAGGTGTGTCGTCCATGCCTGAGATGGGTGAAGGGCTCAGAAGGGTTTCCGAGGGAGATGTTTCTCAGATGAATCTACACCAACGAAGCGTCTCTGATGATAGTTTTATGCAAAATACAAATCTTGATGATGGTTTTCTTGAAATTCCTTCGTATCCAGGAACGCTGCCGCCAGGCCAATTACTCTCATCAATTACGAGTTCATCCGAATTGAATTCGAATGCTGTTGGCACGACGTTAGGTGGTGTTGCGTTTACTGGTTCTGATATGAACAAGATTATGGAGAACCATAAACTCTCCGAGATAGCATTAAGAGATCCCAGGCGGGCTAAAAG AATCTTATCCAACCGTAGATCTGCTGCACGTTCAAAAGAGCGAAAGTTGAGATACGTGGCGGAGTTAGAACACAGGAACATGACTTTACAGAACGAAAATACGATGCTGGCTTCCCAGCTTGCTCAGCTTGAGGTGAAAGCTAGTTATGATCATAATAAAGTTTCTTTGTAA
- the LOC140972559 gene encoding uncharacterized protein yields MGTKGDCCAAEKKKTGSCSTTAKRPVSSPTAVKKKAGSSSSAPKRASYPPHRAKSPPPPGKRKTSTDPSPSVPQHSKRKISEISVVSVSSPEGSESDEGPLPESRVHPLYTSDSAIVGRGPTPLAQKIMYQLPSDTDSAFMSSLGWSELTRRTCSSITEGMMYAGALVERANDIRSIACQDLREGKALREQLQATIDEMKVTHAKELSESQARGDKLLKEKQEFLKEKQEFQRLTEDHVKENQRLKEELKNALAEASQIRRDLKDAKAQRASEASSFKEEFLKSKEFNEICAPKVFHYLEVGFEGAVDLFKAQGYPPPGAPTDFIDIEGFIASLPPILRPSSFTYVIFYLRKHCMPSGHILLFSALLYFP; encoded by the exons ATGGGCACAAAGGGAGATTGTTGTGCTGCTGAGAAGAAGAAGACAGGCTCTTGCTCTACTACTGCGAAGCGACCTGTTAGCTCCCCTACTGCTGTAAAGAAGAAGGCAGGCTCCTCCTCCTCCGCCCCAAAGCGAGCCTCCTATCCACCTCATCGAGCCAAGTCCCCTCCTCCACCTGGTAAGAGGAAAACATCCACTGATCCTAGCCCGTCAGTCCCACAGCATAGTAAGCGCAAGATTTCTGAGATCTCCGTTGTATCGGTCTCCTCTCCAGAAGGGTCCGAGTCAGATGAGGGGCCTCTCCCTGAGTCGAGGGTACATCCTCTGTACACCTCGGATTCGGCCATCGTGGGGCGGGGTCCTACTCCTCTGGCTCAGAAGATAATGTATCAGCTTCCTTCCGACACAGATTCAGCGTTCATGAGTTCACTGGGGTGGTCTGAACTCACTCGCCGGACATGTAGCAGTATCACTGAG GGCATGATGTACGCCGGGGCGCTGGTGGAGCGCGCCAATGATATCAGGTCCATCGCCTGCCAAGACTTACGCGAGGGAAAGGCTCTCCGCGAACAGCTCCAGGCTACTATTGACGAGATGAAAGTAACACACGCTAAGGAGCTTTCGGAGTCCCAAGCTCGAGGCGACAAGCTTCTGAAGGAGAAACAGGAATTTCTGAAAGAGAAACAGGAGTTCCAGCGATTGACAGAGGATCACGTAAAGGAAAACCAGAGGCTGAAGGAAGAGTTAAAGAATGCTCTAGCTGAAGCATCACAAATCCGTAGGGACCTCAAGGATGCCAAGGCGCAACGCGCTTCCGAAGCCTCTTCATTCAAGGAAGAATTCCTCAAGTCAAAGGAGTTCAATGAGATCTGCGCCCCTAAAGTTTTTCACTACTTGGAGGTGGGTTTCGAGGGTGCAGTCGACCTCTTCAAGGCCCAGGGCTATCCTCCGCCAGGCGCACCTACTGACTTCATCGACATAGAGGGTTTCATAGCGAGTCTCCCCCCGATTCTTAGACCGAGTTCATTTACTtatgtcattttttatttacGCAAACATTGTATGCCTTCGGGCCATATTCTATTATTTTCTGCACTGCTTTACTTTCCGTAG
- the LOC140973687 gene encoding nucleoid-associated protein At4g30620, chloroplastic-like isoform X2 — MAMAPFAASAAQFPSSFTSSFSSRNQSGMVKKSLRVHSLFGGKKDSDDNSENSSSKAGILGNMQNLYETVKKAQMVVQVEAVKVQKELAVAEFDGYCEGELIKATLSGNQQPVRIEITEAAMELGAEKLSLLVTEAYKDAHQKSVQAMKERMSNLAQSLGMPPGLTEGLK, encoded by the exons ATGGCAATGGCTCCATTTGCAGCTTCAGCGGCTCAGTTTCCCTCTTCTTTTACTTCTTCCTTCTCTTCAA GAAACCAAAGCGGAATGGTTAAGAAATCTCTCAGAGTGCATTCATTATTTGGTGGAAAGAAGGATAGTGATGATAACAGTGAGAATAGCTCTTCCAAG GCTGGAATCTTAGGAAACATGCAGAATTTATATGAGACAGTAAAAAAGGCGCAGATGGTTGTCCAAGTTGAGGCGGTAAAAGTGCAAAAGGAACTTGCGGT AGCTGAATTTGATGGTTACTGTGAAGGCGAGCTAATAAAG GCAACACTTTCTGGGAACCAACAACCAGTTCGCATCGAGATAACTGAGGCTGCCATGGAATTGGGAGCTGAA AAACTCTCCCTTTTGGTCACAGAGGCCTACAAAGACGCCCACCAAAAGAGCGTTCAG GCTATGAAAGAAAGAATGAGCAATCTTGCACAAAGCTTAGGAATGCCACCAGGTTTGACGGAAGGATTGAAGTGA
- the LOC140973688 gene encoding tRNA-dihydrouridine(47) synthase [NAD(P)(+)]-like, with product MEAGANSLNDVVSTPYAAVSVLSTEEMVAKAIAPVKREFLCPPSVRPSDTNNINDSDGKKTDVNDTTSTPVLKEKKSKRQLKRERREEKKSALHLCPEVAKSGKVSSCRYNESCRFSHDLEAFKAQKPDDLKGMCPFLVNEGPCPYGLACRFAGTHRDDDACVGNGTLNSHKKGNEMNSLDKDFQKLLWKNKVKFPKADASLKMLGLLGKGKQKKIDDDENVGENFANGTGKVDENGCCKASAVPDNEVDCFVEVFEEDKKHETYLDAELRAPKKTKCPVDETCSVQHNNGRIREEGDRDKRCEHNEPQTIAEHAIGDTDKSLKLHPREKKLIDFRQKLYLAPLTTVGNLPYRRLCKVLGADITCGEMAMCTNLLQGQASEWALLRRHSTEDFFGVQICGAYPDTVAKTVELIEKHCTVDFIDINMGCPIDIVVNKGAGSCLLTKPTRMKSVVEASSRAVDTPVTIKVRTGYFEGKNRIDSLIHDIGNWGATAITIHGRTRQQHYSKLADWQYIYQCARAASRGLQVLGNGDVLSYLDWSNHHTDCPELSSCMIARGALIKPWIFTEIKEQRNWDISSGERLDILKDYVRFGLEHWGSDSKGVETTRHFLLEWLSYTCRYVPVGLLDVIPQKINWRPPSYFGRDDLETLMASDYAADWIRISEMLLGKVPTGFTFAPKHKSNAYDKAENG from the exons ATGGAAGCTGGAGCCAATTCGTTGAACGATGTCGTATCGACCCCGTATGCGGCCGTATCTGTGCTGAGCACGGAGGAAATGGTGGCTAAAGCCATAGCTCCAGTAAAAAGAGAGTTTCTCTGTCCACCTTCTGTCAGACCTTCCGATACAAATAATATTAACGATTCAGATGGAAAGAAAACTGATGTAAATGACACAACTTCAACTCCAGTTCTCAAGGAGAAAAAATCCAAGCGCCAGCTCAAACGCGAGCGCCGTGAG GAGAAAAAATCGGCATTGCATCTGTGTCCGGAGGTAGCAAAAAGTGGGAAGGTTAGTTCGTGTCGGTATAATGAGAGTTGCCGCTTCAGCCATGATTTGGAAGCATTTAAAGCTCAG AAACCAGACGATTTGAAAGGAATGTGCCCTTTTCTGGTTAATGAAGGGCCATGTCCTTATGGTCTTGCTTGTAGATTTGCAGGCACACATAGAGATGATGATGCCTGTGTGGGTAATGGAACACTTAACTCACACAAGAAAGGGAACGAGATGAATTCATTGGACAAGGATTTTCAGAAGCTTCTGTGGAAAAACAAAGTGAAGTTCCCCAAGGCAGATGCTTCACTCAAGATGCTTGGGCTTCTG GGGAAgggaaaacaaaagaaaatagatgaTGATGAGAATGTTGGCGAAAATTTTGCAAACGGCACTGGAAAAGTTGATGAAAATGGTTGTTGTAAAGCGTCTGCTGTTCCGGATAATGAAGTGGATTGCTTTGTTGAAGTCTTTGAAGAAGATAAGAAACATGAAACATATTTGGATGCTGAGCTCAGAGCCCCGAAGAAGACAAAATGTCCGGTGGATGAAACTTGTTCAGTACAACATAATAATG GCCGAATTCGAGAAGAGGGGGACAGAGACAAAAGATGTGAACATAATGAACCACAAACCATTGCGGAACATGCTATAGGAGACACTGATAAAAGCCTAAAGTTGCATCCACGTGAAAAGAAACTCATTGATTTTAGACAAAAACTCTATCTTGCTCCCCTGACAACTGTAGGAAATCTACCGTATCGCAGACTTTGCAAGGTTCTGGGAGCTGATATTACGTGCGGTGAGATGGCTATGTGTACTAATCTTTTGCAG GGTCAAGCTTCAGAATGGGCATTGCTGAGACGCCATTCAACTGAGGATTTCTTTGGCGTACAGATATGTGGGGCCTATCCAGATACAGTTGCCAAAACTGTTGAACTTATTGAGAAGCATTGCACTGTAGATTTCATCGATATTAATATGGGATGTCCAATTGACATTGTTGTTAACAAGGGTGCTGGATCTTGCCTCCTCACCAAACCAACGCGGATGAAAAGTGTTGTAGAAGCCTCTTCTAGAGCGGTTGACACACCCGTGACAATAAAG GTAAGGACAGGTTATTTTGAGGGCAAAAACCGAATTGACTCTTTGATACATGATATTGGAAATTGGGGAGCCACTGCAATAACAATACATGGTCGCACAAGGCAACAACACTACAGCAAACTTGCAGACTGGCAATACATCTACCAATGTGCACGAGCTGCCTCTCGAGGCCTGCAAGTTCTTGGAAATGGTGACGTGTTATCTTATCTTGACTGGAGCAATCACCATACCGATTGCCCTGAGCTCTCATCATGCATGATTGCTCGAGGGGCGTTGATTAAG CCCTGGATATTTACTGAAATCAAGGAACAGAGGAATTGGGACATTAGTTCTGGGGAAAGGTTGGACATTTTGAAAGATTATGTGCGCTTTGGCCTTGAGCATTGGGGTTCGGATTCTAAAG GGGTTGAGACAACGAGGCACTTCTTACTGGAATGGCTCAGTTACACATGCAGATATGTACCAGTTGGTCTGTTAGATGTTATCCCACAGAAGATCAATTGGCGGCCACCCTCATATTTTGGGCGCGATGATCTTGAGACGTTAATGGCATCTGATTATGCTGCTGATTGG ATTAGGATCTCTGAGATGTTGCTTGGCAAGGTGCCTACCGGGTTCACATTTGCACCCAAGCACAAGTCCAATGCATATGACAAGGCAGAAAATGGGTAA
- the LOC140973691 gene encoding uncharacterized protein gives MLDHFVLGLDHLYAKPVYRNLKECNISSHGQVPLISPSWCLAPFDPEGILSSITAAVACIIGLHYGHTLIQLQHHKERPWNWSVYSVLLIVLGLLLALSGTPLNKSLCTISYLMVTSATAGITFCTLYTLVSFKSHKFKLTAPLPPSKAAKRKNHSI, from the exons ATGTTAGATCACTTTGTGCTTGGACTTGACCATCTTTATGCAAAACCCGTGTACAGGAATTTGAAG GAATGCAATATATCCAGCCACGGTCAAGTTCCATTGATTTCACCTTCATGGTGTCTTGCACCTTTTGATCCTGAAGGCATTTTAAG TTCAATTACAGCTGCTGTAGCTTGCATCATCGGACTCCATTATGGCCACACTTTGATACAATTACAG CATCACAAAGAGCGGCCGTGGAATTGGTCAGTTTACTCAGTTTTGTTAATAGTTCTAGGATTGTTGCTTGCCTTGTCAG GTACACCTTTAAACAAATCTTTGTGCACAATCAGCTATTTGATGGTTACCTCCGCCACCGCAGGAATCACCTTTTGCACGCTATACACTCTGGTAAGTTTtaaatctcataaattcaaattGACGGCACCTTTACCACCCTCCAAAGCCGCGAAGCGAAAGAATCACAGCATATGA